In the Catharus ustulatus isolate bCatUst1 chromosome 18, bCatUst1.pri.v2, whole genome shotgun sequence genome, one interval contains:
- the CFAP73 gene encoding cilia- and flagella-associated protein 73 isoform X2 — MDSELEKRLQVAFRDKLRLLPAELQAARGRPVAAQDPATLLPSSTRVLLKRREVAEVERELQNQRQEFQQRMQRLAQRREQLARRQEQHRDAVLSFDSFLKAVAARRERALRRAGEQRAAERAGAARLQRELEQLLRRRESLARRLRSLRPFGDYLRDVLASMGQDVPAMLEHFGVLAGLRAALAREAGAGQELLAQSRAQLERYHEESSTQLLGTRAELAQLSSRLEAARQDVLQWESHWNHIQSTAIQKSLLLEQIKLAVLNLFQQTTAQLRIPKDRAQEDTKAQLDMLLLCMQGLADICAMDTHPQNHRSARLLRGQE; from the exons ATGGACTCGGAGCTGGAGAAGCGCTTGCAAGTGGCTTTCCGGGACAAGCTGCGGCTGCT CCCGGCCGAGCTGCAGGCAGCCCGTGGCAGGCCGGTGGCAGCGCAGGACCCCGCCACGCTGCTGCCATCGTCCACGCGTGTGCTGCTGAAGAGGCGGGAGGTGGCGGAGGTGGAGCGGGAGCTGCAGAACCAGCGGCAG GAGTTTCAGCAGCGGATGCAGCGCCTGGCGCAGCGCCGGGAGCAGCTGGCCCGGAGGCAAGAGCAGCACCGCGATGCCGTGCTCAGCTTTGACTCGTTCCTCAAG GCGGTGGCGGCCCGGCGGGAGCGGGCGCTGCGCAGGGCGGGCGAGCAGCGGGCGGCGGagcgggccggggctgcccggctgcagcgggagctggagcagctgctgcggCGCAGGGAGAGCCTGGCCCGGCGCCTGAGGAGCCTCCGGCCCTTCGGGGACTACCTGCGGGACGTGCTGGCCAGCATGGGGCAG GACGTGCCGGCCATGCTGGAGCATTTCGGGGTGCTGGCGGGGCTGcgggcagccctggcacgggAGGCAGGAGccgggcaggagctgctggcccagagcagggcacagctggagcgGTACCATGAGgagagcagcacccagctcctgggcacCAGGGCGGAgctggcccagctcagctcacgCCTGGAGGCCGCCCGCCAAGATGTGCTGCAGTGG GAGTCACACTGGAACCACATCCAGAGCACAGCCATCCAGAagagcctgctgctggagcagatcAAGCTGGCTGTGCTGAACCTCTTCCAGCAAACCACTGCACAGCTCAGGATCCCCAAGGACAGAGCTCAGGAGGACACAAAGGCCCAGCTGGACATG ctgctgctctgcatgcaGGGCCTGGCTGACATCTGTGCTATGGACACACACCCACAGAACCACAGGAGTGCCAGGCTGCTTCGGGGCCAGGAAtag
- the CFAP73 gene encoding cilia- and flagella-associated protein 73 isoform X3 gives MDSELEKRLQVAFRDKLRLLPAELQAARGRPVAAQDPATLLPSSTRVLLKRREVAEVERELQNQRQEFQQRMQRLAQRREQLARRQEQHRDAVLSFDSFLKAVAARRERALRRAGEQRAAERAGAARLQRELEQLLRRRESLARRLRSLRPFGDYLRDVLASMGQFQDVPAMLEHFGVLAGLRAALAREAGAGQELLAQSRAQLERYHEESSTQLLGTRAELAQLSSRLEAARQDVLQWESHWNHIQSTAIQKSLLLEQIKLAVLNLFQQTTAQLRIPKDRAQEDTKAQLDMGLADICAMDTHPQNHRSARLLRGQE, from the exons ATGGACTCGGAGCTGGAGAAGCGCTTGCAAGTGGCTTTCCGGGACAAGCTGCGGCTGCT CCCGGCCGAGCTGCAGGCAGCCCGTGGCAGGCCGGTGGCAGCGCAGGACCCCGCCACGCTGCTGCCATCGTCCACGCGTGTGCTGCTGAAGAGGCGGGAGGTGGCGGAGGTGGAGCGGGAGCTGCAGAACCAGCGGCAG GAGTTTCAGCAGCGGATGCAGCGCCTGGCGCAGCGCCGGGAGCAGCTGGCCCGGAGGCAAGAGCAGCACCGCGATGCCGTGCTCAGCTTTGACTCGTTCCTCAAG GCGGTGGCGGCCCGGCGGGAGCGGGCGCTGCGCAGGGCGGGCGAGCAGCGGGCGGCGGagcgggccggggctgcccggctgcagcgggagctggagcagctgctgcggCGCAGGGAGAGCCTGGCCCGGCGCCTGAGGAGCCTCCGGCCCTTCGGGGACTACCTGCGGGACGTGCTGGCCAGCATGGGGCAG TTCCAGGACGTGCCGGCCATGCTGGAGCATTTCGGGGTGCTGGCGGGGCTGcgggcagccctggcacgggAGGCAGGAGccgggcaggagctgctggcccagagcagggcacagctggagcgGTACCATGAGgagagcagcacccagctcctgggcacCAGGGCGGAgctggcccagctcagctcacgCCTGGAGGCCGCCCGCCAAGATGTGCTGCAGTGG GAGTCACACTGGAACCACATCCAGAGCACAGCCATCCAGAagagcctgctgctggagcagatcAAGCTGGCTGTGCTGAACCTCTTCCAGCAAACCACTGCACAGCTCAGGATCCCCAAGGACAGAGCTCAGGAGGACACAAAGGCCCAGCTGGACATG GGCCTGGCTGACATCTGTGCTATGGACACACACCCACAGAACCACAGGAGTGCCAGGCTGCTTCGGGGCCAGGAAtag
- the CFAP73 gene encoding cilia- and flagella-associated protein 73 isoform X1: MDSELEKRLQVAFRDKLRLLPAELQAARGRPVAAQDPATLLPSSTRVLLKRREVAEVERELQNQRQEFQQRMQRLAQRREQLARRQEQHRDAVLSFDSFLKAVAARRERALRRAGEQRAAERAGAARLQRELEQLLRRRESLARRLRSLRPFGDYLRDVLASMGQFQDVPAMLEHFGVLAGLRAALAREAGAGQELLAQSRAQLERYHEESSTQLLGTRAELAQLSSRLEAARQDVLQWESHWNHIQSTAIQKSLLLEQIKLAVLNLFQQTTAQLRIPKDRAQEDTKAQLDMLLLCMQGLADICAMDTHPQNHRSARLLRGQE, from the exons ATGGACTCGGAGCTGGAGAAGCGCTTGCAAGTGGCTTTCCGGGACAAGCTGCGGCTGCT CCCGGCCGAGCTGCAGGCAGCCCGTGGCAGGCCGGTGGCAGCGCAGGACCCCGCCACGCTGCTGCCATCGTCCACGCGTGTGCTGCTGAAGAGGCGGGAGGTGGCGGAGGTGGAGCGGGAGCTGCAGAACCAGCGGCAG GAGTTTCAGCAGCGGATGCAGCGCCTGGCGCAGCGCCGGGAGCAGCTGGCCCGGAGGCAAGAGCAGCACCGCGATGCCGTGCTCAGCTTTGACTCGTTCCTCAAG GCGGTGGCGGCCCGGCGGGAGCGGGCGCTGCGCAGGGCGGGCGAGCAGCGGGCGGCGGagcgggccggggctgcccggctgcagcgggagctggagcagctgctgcggCGCAGGGAGAGCCTGGCCCGGCGCCTGAGGAGCCTCCGGCCCTTCGGGGACTACCTGCGGGACGTGCTGGCCAGCATGGGGCAG TTCCAGGACGTGCCGGCCATGCTGGAGCATTTCGGGGTGCTGGCGGGGCTGcgggcagccctggcacgggAGGCAGGAGccgggcaggagctgctggcccagagcagggcacagctggagcgGTACCATGAGgagagcagcacccagctcctgggcacCAGGGCGGAgctggcccagctcagctcacgCCTGGAGGCCGCCCGCCAAGATGTGCTGCAGTGG GAGTCACACTGGAACCACATCCAGAGCACAGCCATCCAGAagagcctgctgctggagcagatcAAGCTGGCTGTGCTGAACCTCTTCCAGCAAACCACTGCACAGCTCAGGATCCCCAAGGACAGAGCTCAGGAGGACACAAAGGCCCAGCTGGACATG ctgctgctctgcatgcaGGGCCTGGCTGACATCTGTGCTATGGACACACACCCACAGAACCACAGGAGTGCCAGGCTGCTTCGGGGCCAGGAAtag
- the CFAP73 gene encoding cilia- and flagella-associated protein 73 isoform X4 → MDSELEKRLQVAFRDKLRLLPAELQAARGRPVAAQDPATLLPSSTRVLLKRREVAEVERELQNQRQEFQQRMQRLAQRREQLARRQEQHRDAVLSFDSFLKAVAARRERALRRAGEQRAAERAGAARLQRELEQLLRRRESLARRLRSLRPFGDYLRDVLASMGQESHWNHIQSTAIQKSLLLEQIKLAVLNLFQQTTAQLRIPKDRAQEDTKAQLDMLLLCMQGLADICAMDTHPQNHRSARLLRGQE, encoded by the exons ATGGACTCGGAGCTGGAGAAGCGCTTGCAAGTGGCTTTCCGGGACAAGCTGCGGCTGCT CCCGGCCGAGCTGCAGGCAGCCCGTGGCAGGCCGGTGGCAGCGCAGGACCCCGCCACGCTGCTGCCATCGTCCACGCGTGTGCTGCTGAAGAGGCGGGAGGTGGCGGAGGTGGAGCGGGAGCTGCAGAACCAGCGGCAG GAGTTTCAGCAGCGGATGCAGCGCCTGGCGCAGCGCCGGGAGCAGCTGGCCCGGAGGCAAGAGCAGCACCGCGATGCCGTGCTCAGCTTTGACTCGTTCCTCAAG GCGGTGGCGGCCCGGCGGGAGCGGGCGCTGCGCAGGGCGGGCGAGCAGCGGGCGGCGGagcgggccggggctgcccggctgcagcgggagctggagcagctgctgcggCGCAGGGAGAGCCTGGCCCGGCGCCTGAGGAGCCTCCGGCCCTTCGGGGACTACCTGCGGGACGTGCTGGCCAGCATGGGGCAG GAGTCACACTGGAACCACATCCAGAGCACAGCCATCCAGAagagcctgctgctggagcagatcAAGCTGGCTGTGCTGAACCTCTTCCAGCAAACCACTGCACAGCTCAGGATCCCCAAGGACAGAGCTCAGGAGGACACAAAGGCCCAGCTGGACATG ctgctgctctgcatgcaGGGCCTGGCTGACATCTGTGCTATGGACACACACCCACAGAACCACAGGAGTGCCAGGCTGCTTCGGGGCCAGGAAtag
- the VSIG10 gene encoding V-set and immunoglobulin domain-containing protein 10, whose amino-acid sequence MQLLGAVPPARLLLALCVWRLVPRREAAGTDEVVFGQVGGSILLLCRNVSKEATEVVWFQGDPHTFPPLFSSRVSLPPDIRFSLVDNSSLSITELRVQDEGNYTCREVLNKTDHEHRVQLLVANPPEATPKCWAETSSGQMLQLFCSWPGGYPHPTLHWREEGQDLENSSWVISSSSSSDTHVETLNSSHLSHRKVFKCVGSHVVKQEQPACTVEIKLPSLESDPPQTCFVGDNVTLTCRVTESMPAARLSWLRDIRQPEVEIQPGGRFLISQEGNVSRLTIQNCSQGTDGGCYVCKAQNPVGLRELFVCLTVKEPVNIVGVVGAVVALSLLTVLTVTGVVLYYNPLMCLRGAAYRNADSRDVLVLVDSEDDEEGKGSEEALSSCTEHEAMALVGGSRAQAAHLNHLMEGDDDELPGGVAPQEVRRDTRLIASVPP is encoded by the exons ATGCAGCTGCTCGGCGCGGTGCCGCCCGCGCGGCTCCTGCTCGCCCTTTGCGTCTGGAGGCTGGTGCCGCGCCGGGAGGCCGCAG GAACAGATGAAGTGGTCTTTGGGCAGGTGGGAGGAAGCATCCTCCTGCTGTGCCGCAACGTGTCCAAGGAAGCCACCGAGGTGGTCTGGTTCCAAGGGGACCCGCACACCTTCCCACCTCTCTTCTCCTCGCGGGTCTCCCTTCCCCCGGACATTCGCTTTTCCCTGGTGGACAACAGCTCCCTGAGCATCACCGAGCTGCGTGTGCAGGACGAGGGCAACTACACCTGCAGGGAGGTGCTGAACAAGACGGACCATGAGCACAGGGTGCAGCTCCTGGTGGCCA ATCCACCAGAGGCAACCCCGAAGTGCTGGGCTGAGACCTCGTCGGGGCAGATGCTgcagctgttctgcagctggCCCGGGGGGTATCCCCACCCCACCCTGCACTGGAGAGAGGAGGGGCAGGATTTGGAGAACTCCAGCTGGGTcatcagctcctccagctcctcggACACCCACGTGGAGACACTGAACAGCTCCCACCTCTCCCACCGAAAAGTTTTCAAGTGTGTGGGCAGCCATGTGGtgaagcaggagcagcctgcctGCACTGTGGAGATAA AACTCCCTTCCCTGGAATCTGATCCCCCTCAGACCTGCTTTGTGGGTGACAACGTGACCCTGACCTGCCGGGTGACCGAGAGCATGCCGGCAGCTCGGCTCAGCTGGCTGCGGGACATCAGGCAGCCCGAGGTGGAGATCCAGCCCGGGGGGAGGTTCCTCATCAGCCAGGAGGGGAACGTGTCCCGGCTCACCATCCAGAACTGCTCCCAGGGCACGGATGGGGGCTGCTACGTCTGCAAGGCCCAGAACCCCgtggggctcagggagctgttCGTGTGCCTCACGGTGAAAG agccagtGAACATCGTTGGGGTCGTGGGAGCTGTGGTGGCTCTGTCCCTCCTGACTGTGCTCACTGTCACCGGGGTTGTGTTGTACTACAATCCCCTCATGTGCCTCAGAG GTGCTGCATACAG gAATGCAGACTCGAGAGATGTCTTAGTGCTGGTGGACTCTGAAGATgatgaggaggggaaggggtCTGAGGaggccctgagcagctgcaccGAGCACGAGGCCATGGCGCTGGTCGGTgggagcagggcccaggctgCTCACCTGAACCACCTCATGGAAG GTGATGATGACGAGCTCCCTGGTGGGGTGGCTCCACAGGAAGTGAGAAGAGACACGAGGCTCATCGCTTCTGTCCCTCCTTGA
- the PEBP1 gene encoding phosphatidylethanolamine-binding protein 1, whose product MPVDLAKWDGPLSLSEVEQKPAQPLRVKYGSVEIDELGKVLTPTQVQHRPTSIEWDGCDPQKLYTLVLTDPDAPSRKDPKFREWHHFLVTNMKGNNVGSGTVMSDYVGSGPPKGTGLHRYVWLVYEQPQQLACSEPVLSNRSGDKRGKFKVAAFRSKYGLGAPVAGTCYQAEWDDYVPKLYEQLSGK is encoded by the exons ATGCCGGTGGATTTGGCCAAGTGGGACGGGCCGCTGAGCCTCTCCGAGGTGGAGCAGAAGCCGGCGCAGCCGCTGAGGGTCAAGTATGGCTCCGTGGAGATCGACGAGCTGGGCAAGGTGCTCACGCCCACTCAG gtCCAGCATCGCCCCACCAGCATCGAGTGGGACGGCTGCGATCCCCAGAAGCTTTACACCCTGGTTCTCACAGACCCTGACGCGCCCAGTCGGAAGGACCCAAAGTTCAG GGAGTGGCATCACTTCCTGGTGACCAACATGAAGGGCAACAATGTGGGCAGCGGGACCGTGATGTCGGATTACGTTGGCTCTGGCCCTCCCAAGGGAACAG GGCTGCACCGTTATGTGTGGCTGGTGTacgagcagccccagcagctggcCTGCAGCGAGCCCGTCCTGTCCAACCGCTCCGGGGACAAGCGCGGCAAGTTCAAGGTGGCCGCTTTCCGCAGCAAGTACGGGCTGGGCGCGCCCGTGGCGGGCACCTGCTACCAGGCCGAGTGGGATGACTACGTGCCCAAGCTCTACGAGCAGCTCTCGGGGAAGTAG